In Gammaproteobacteria bacterium, a genomic segment contains:
- a CDS encoding porin: MKKTTIALSVFAALAGAAFADDALTVYGKINVSVQAVDEANGDNFSEIKSNASRFGIKGKAKLNDGLEAFYKLEWEVDVTDKSKSSQDHLKSRNQVVGLKGGFGTVFVGRHDTPMKKAQKKIDLFNDYEGDIKHVINGENRESNILQYSTPKIGGALQFNIAMIPGEDPANGQDSLTDATSFSVTYNKNDLYLALAQDTDVDGEGVDTTRIVGQYNMDKFQFGLLWETTDNGTTDADGFVLSGAMKMSGGNTLKLQYADSDIWQLGVSAKTKYSTMTSLGLDHKLSKKTKVFVWYTDGELGATGDNDTFFAVGVEHKF, from the coding sequence ATGAAGAAAACAACGATTGCTTTATCCGTATTTGCCGCTTTGGCCGGTGCCGCATTTGCCGATGACGCACTGACCGTGTACGGGAAAATCAATGTTTCGGTACAGGCCGTCGATGAGGCCAATGGCGACAATTTTTCTGAAATTAAGAGCAATGCCTCGCGCTTCGGCATCAAAGGCAAAGCCAAACTGAACGACGGCTTGGAAGCGTTCTACAAGCTCGAATGGGAAGTGGACGTGACAGACAAATCAAAGTCGAGCCAAGATCATCTGAAATCCCGTAACCAAGTTGTTGGTTTAAAAGGTGGTTTTGGTACGGTGTTCGTTGGTCGTCACGACACACCAATGAAAAAAGCCCAGAAGAAAATTGACTTGTTCAACGACTACGAAGGCGACATCAAGCATGTGATCAACGGTGAAAACCGCGAAAGCAACATCCTGCAATATTCAACACCGAAAATTGGTGGCGCACTGCAATTCAACATTGCGATGATCCCGGGTGAAGACCCAGCCAATGGCCAAGACAGCCTCACAGACGCCACGTCTTTTAGCGTCACGTACAACAAAAATGATCTCTATTTGGCCTTGGCGCAAGATACTGATGTTGACGGCGAAGGGGTCGATACCACTCGTATCGTGGGCCAATACAACATGGACAAATTCCAATTTGGCCTGTTGTGGGAAACCACAGACAATGGCACCACTGATGCGGACGGCTTTGTGCTGAGCGGCGCAATGAAAATGTCCGGTGGTAACACCCTCAAATTGCAGTATGCCGACTCCGACATCTGGCAACTGGGCGTGAGCGCTAAAACCAAATACAGCACCATGACGTCACTTGGGCTCGATCACAAGCTGAGCAAGAAAACAAAAGTATTCGTCTGGTACACCGATGGAGAGCTCGGTGCCACAGGCGACAACGATACTTTCTTTGCGGTTGGTGTTGAGCACAAGTTCTAA